A part of Denitratisoma oestradiolicum genomic DNA contains:
- the folP gene encoding dihydropteroate synthase, translated as MGIVNLTDDSFSGDGFGDDGVRAIAHGRRLREEGADLLDLGGESTRPGAPPVSAQQELDRVLPVLEGLLEYDVPLSVDTAKPEVMVAALAAGADMINDISALEAPGALDAVANSRAAVCLMHMQGVPRTMQQAPRYVDVVAEVGAYLAGRVEAAQAAGIPLTRIVVDPGFGFGKTLAHNLALLRHLDKLRVSGLPLLAGLSRKSMLGLLTGRSEQDRGYASVAAALLAAQNGARILRVHDVAATRDALTVWNALEEVSE; from the coding sequence ATGGGGATCGTCAATCTGACCGACGATTCCTTTTCCGGCGATGGCTTTGGCGACGATGGGGTGCGGGCCATTGCTCATGGCCGTCGGCTGCGGGAGGAGGGGGCCGACCTACTCGATCTCGGCGGTGAATCCACCCGTCCCGGCGCCCCTCCGGTATCGGCACAGCAGGAACTGGACCGGGTGCTACCCGTGCTGGAGGGGTTACTGGAATACGATGTCCCCCTCTCGGTGGATACCGCCAAGCCCGAGGTGATGGTGGCAGCCCTGGCCGCCGGTGCCGACATGATTAATGACATCAGCGCCCTGGAAGCTCCGGGTGCCCTGGATGCTGTGGCCAATAGCCGGGCCGCCGTGTGCCTGATGCACATGCAGGGGGTGCCCCGTACCATGCAGCAAGCCCCCCGCTATGTCGACGTGGTCGCGGAGGTGGGTGCATACCTGGCAGGTCGGGTGGAGGCAGCCCAGGCTGCGGGTATCCCGCTGACACGGATCGTGGTGGATCCGGGTTTCGGTTTCGGCAAGACCCTGGCGCACAATCTGGCCTTGCTGCGTCACCTGGATAAACTTCGGGTTTCCGGCTTGCCGCTGCTGGCGGGATTGTCCCGCAAGTCCATGCTCGGCCTGCTGACCGGCCGCAGCGAACAGGACCGGGGCTACGCCAGCGTGGCGGCAGCGCTCCTGGCGGCCCAGAACGGCGCCCGCATCCTGCGGGTGCACGATGTGGCCGCGACCCGGGACGCCTTGACGGTATGGAACGCACTGGAGGAAGTCAGCGAATGA
- the ftsH gene encoding ATP-dependent zinc metalloprotease FtsH yields MNNMFKSLAIWLVIGVVLMTIFNQFNSRQVSQSAMDYSKFLEEVQQGHITKVVIQGRTLEATTTEGKKITTYAPADLWMVSDLLKNNVDVVAKPDEEQSFLMSLFVSWFPMLLLIGVWVFFMRQMQGGGKGGAFSFGKSRARVMDEANNTVTFADVAGCDEAKEEVSELVEFLRDPTKFQKLGGRIPRGVLMVGSPGTGKTLLAKAIAGEAKVPFFSISGSDFVEMFVGVGAARVRDMFEQAKKAAPCIIFIDEIDAVGRQRGAGLGGGNDEREQTLNALLVEMDGFEGSAGVIVIAATNRPDVLDPALLRPGRFDRQVVVPLPDIRGREQILKVHMRKVPVAPDVDASVLARGCPGFAGADLANLVNEAALFAARGNKRVVDMEDFERAKDKIMMGAERRSMVMPEEERRNTAYHESGHAVVARLLPKTDPVHKVTIIPRGRALGVTMQLPTEDRYSQDRTRLLSTITVLFGGRIAEEIFMNQMTTGASNDFQRATDLARRMVTQWGMSDSLGPMVYGEEEGEIFLGRSVTTHKNMSEASLQKVDAEIRRILDEQYALARKLIEENRDKVEAMTAALLELETIDADQINDIMEGRPPRPPKPSSAPAPSSPDSPPGTAPNATAPA; encoded by the coding sequence TTGAATAATATGTTTAAAAGCCTGGCGATCTGGTTGGTGATCGGTGTTGTGCTGATGACCATTTTCAATCAGTTCAACTCCCGTCAGGTATCCCAGTCCGCCATGGACTATTCCAAGTTCCTGGAGGAAGTCCAGCAGGGGCATATCACCAAGGTCGTGATTCAGGGCCGTACCCTGGAGGCGACCACGACAGAAGGCAAGAAGATCACGACCTACGCCCCGGCGGATCTCTGGATGGTCTCCGATCTGCTCAAAAACAATGTTGATGTGGTCGCCAAGCCGGATGAGGAACAGTCCTTTCTGATGAGCCTGTTCGTCTCCTGGTTCCCTATGTTGTTGCTGATTGGCGTCTGGGTGTTCTTCATGCGTCAGATGCAGGGCGGTGGCAAGGGTGGTGCCTTTTCCTTCGGCAAGAGCCGCGCGCGGGTGATGGACGAAGCCAACAATACCGTCACCTTCGCCGATGTGGCGGGGTGCGACGAGGCCAAGGAAGAAGTCTCCGAACTGGTCGAATTCCTGCGCGATCCCACCAAGTTCCAGAAACTGGGCGGACGCATTCCCCGTGGTGTGCTGATGGTCGGCAGTCCCGGCACCGGCAAGACCCTGCTGGCCAAGGCCATCGCCGGCGAGGCCAAGGTGCCGTTCTTCTCCATTTCCGGTTCCGACTTTGTCGAAATGTTTGTGGGTGTAGGTGCGGCTCGGGTGCGGGACATGTTCGAGCAAGCCAAGAAGGCGGCGCCCTGCATCATCTTCATCGATGAAATCGATGCCGTCGGCCGCCAGCGCGGCGCTGGCCTTGGTGGTGGCAACGACGAGCGCGAACAGACCCTGAATGCACTGCTGGTGGAAATGGACGGTTTCGAAGGTTCCGCTGGTGTGATCGTCATCGCGGCCACCAACCGCCCCGACGTCCTTGATCCTGCCCTGCTGCGTCCGGGGCGCTTCGACCGTCAGGTGGTGGTTCCGCTGCCGGATATCCGCGGTCGTGAGCAGATTCTCAAGGTGCATATGCGCAAGGTGCCGGTGGCGCCGGATGTGGATGCCTCCGTGCTGGCCCGGGGTTGCCCCGGATTCGCTGGCGCCGATCTGGCCAATCTGGTGAATGAGGCAGCCCTTTTTGCGGCCCGCGGCAACAAGCGGGTGGTGGATATGGAGGACTTCGAGCGCGCCAAAGACAAAATCATGATGGGGGCCGAGCGTCGTTCCATGGTCATGCCCGAGGAGGAACGGCGCAACACCGCCTATCACGAGTCGGGACATGCCGTGGTGGCCAGGCTGCTGCCCAAGACCGATCCGGTGCACAAGGTCACCATCATTCCCCGGGGCCGCGCTCTGGGCGTGACCATGCAACTCCCCACCGAGGACCGCTACAGCCAGGACCGCACCCGTCTGCTCAGCACCATCACGGTGCTTTTCGGGGGGCGAATTGCCGAGGAAATCTTCATGAACCAGATGACCACTGGTGCTTCCAACGATTTCCAACGCGCCACGGATCTGGCCCGGCGCATGGTGACGCAGTGGGGCATGTCCGACAGCCTGGGTCCGATGGTCTATGGCGAGGAGGAAGGAGAAATTTTCCTCGGCCGTTCGGTGACCACTCACAAGAACATGTCCGAGGCATCGTTGCAGAAGGTCGATGCGGAGATTCGCCGCATCCTTGATGAGCAATATGCGCTGGCGCGCAAGTTGATCGAGGAAAACCGCGACAAGGTGGAGGCCATGACTGCTGCCCTGTTGGAACTGGAAACCATTGATGCCGATCAGATCAACGACATCATGGAGGGGCGCCCGCCCAGACCTCCTAAGCCCAGTAGCGCTCCTGCACCATCGTCGCCCGACAGTCCCCCCGGGACCGCGCCCAACGCGACGGCACCGGCATAA
- a CDS encoding RlmE family RNA methyltransferase: MNQHVHDPYVLKAKHEGWRSRAVFKLSEIDEKDHLLKPGMTVVDLGSAPGSWCEYAVRRIQPGGRLIALDLLPMDPIKGVTFIQGDFREDEVFRQLTDALEGRMVDLVLSDMAPNLTGIAVSDQARGMHLMELALEFCRMHLKPGGDMLVKVFQGSGFMELRDEVVGVFERLQVRKPAASRDRSAETYLLARGKRLQPL; this comes from the coding sequence ATGAACCAGCACGTTCATGATCCCTACGTGCTCAAGGCCAAGCACGAAGGTTGGCGCTCCCGCGCAGTGTTCAAACTTTCGGAAATCGACGAAAAGGACCACCTGCTGAAGCCTGGCATGACCGTGGTTGACCTGGGTTCGGCCCCCGGCAGCTGGTGCGAGTATGCGGTGCGTCGCATCCAGCCGGGAGGGCGCCTGATCGCTCTGGATCTGCTGCCCATGGACCCGATCAAAGGCGTGACCTTCATTCAGGGGGATTTCCGTGAGGACGAGGTGTTCCGCCAGCTTACCGATGCCCTCGAAGGCCGGATGGTGGACCTTGTTTTATCCGACATGGCCCCCAATCTAACGGGGATCGCGGTATCCGACCAGGCCCGCGGGATGCATCTGATGGAACTGGCTCTGGAATTTTGTCGGATGCACCTGAAACCCGGTGGCGACATGCTCGTCAAAGTCTTTCAGGGCAGTGGTTTCATGGAGTTGCGGGACGAAGTGGTCGGGGTTTTCGAGCGCCTTCAGGTCCGCAAGCCGGCTGCTTCCCGGGATCGTAGCGCGGAAACCTATCTGCTGGCCCGTGGCAAGCGTTTGCAGCCCCTCTGA
- the yhbY gene encoding ribosome assembly RNA-binding protein YhbY: MTELTTERRKALRAAAHHLDPVVSLGQHGLTEAVLKEIDRALKAHELIKVKLHGIEREDRDQILASICATLACEPAQHIGNILILWREKPAEAPAPKKTSPARRTAQPKTKKQAAAAAEKPRRRSIR, translated from the coding sequence ATGACTGAACTTACTACCGAACGGCGCAAGGCACTGCGTGCTGCCGCCCACCATCTCGACCCTGTCGTCAGCCTGGGTCAGCACGGTTTGACCGAGGCCGTGCTGAAGGAAATCGATCGGGCGCTCAAGGCCCACGAACTGATCAAGGTCAAGCTCCATGGCATCGAACGCGAAGACCGGGACCAGATTCTAGCCAGCATCTGCGCCACCCTGGCTTGCGAACCGGCGCAGCACATCGGCAACATTCTCATCCTCTGGCGGGAAAAACCCGCAGAGGCCCCAGCCCCGAAGAAAACATCCCCTGCCCGCCGCACCGCGCAGCCCAAGACCAAGAAGCAGGCCGCCGCCGCTGCGGAAAAGCCGCGTCGGCGCAGCATCCGCTGA
- a CDS encoding DUF4149 domain-containing protein, which produces MNKLTEALYSILIALWVGGLFAVGYLAAPVLFDQLPDRTLAGNLAGKMFSVTAWVGLGAGAYLLLYLLTRRGWSAFKSGVFWIVLSMVALTAAGQFGIQPILAQLKADALPRAVMESALRDRFATWHGISSGLYLIQSLLGLWLVLWQERGKR; this is translated from the coding sequence GTGAACAAGCTTACCGAGGCCCTCTACTCAATCCTGATTGCCCTCTGGGTGGGTGGCCTCTTCGCTGTGGGCTATCTGGCGGCCCCCGTCCTTTTTGACCAGCTTCCAGATCGTACCCTTGCAGGCAATCTGGCGGGCAAGATGTTTTCCGTCACTGCCTGGGTGGGCCTGGGTGCCGGTGCCTACCTGCTGCTCTATTTGCTGACCCGGCGCGGCTGGTCGGCCTTCAAGTCCGGGGTATTCTGGATAGTGCTGTCCATGGTGGCCCTGACGGCGGCGGGTCAGTTCGGCATCCAGCCCATCCTGGCCCAGTTAAAGGCAGATGCCTTGCCCCGGGCGGTGATGGAAAGCGCCCTGCGCGATCGTTTCGCCACCTGGCATGGTATCTCCAGCGGGCTCTATCTGATTCAGAGCCTGTTGGGTTTATGGTTGGTGCTGTGGCAGGAGAGGGGAAAACGCTAG
- the greA gene encoding transcription elongation factor GreA: protein MSKVPITLHGAELLKAELHRLKTVERPSVIAAIAEARSHGDLSENAEYDAAKERQGFIEGRIAEVEGKLSNAQIIDPVSLDADGRVVFGATVELEDVDAGKTVTYQIVGDDEADLKVGKISLNSPVARTLIGKFSGDVAEVHTPGGVREYEILDVRYE, encoded by the coding sequence ATGAGCAAGGTTCCCATCACCCTGCATGGTGCCGAGTTGCTCAAGGCGGAACTGCATCGTCTGAAGACGGTGGAACGCCCCAGCGTGATCGCGGCCATCGCCGAAGCCCGCTCTCATGGCGATTTGTCCGAGAACGCCGAATACGATGCCGCCAAGGAGCGGCAGGGTTTCATCGAGGGCCGCATCGCCGAGGTGGAGGGCAAGCTGTCCAATGCCCAGATCATCGATCCCGTTTCCCTGGACGCCGATGGTCGCGTGGTCTTCGGCGCCACGGTGGAACTGGAGGACGTGGATGCAGGCAAGACCGTCACCTATCAGATCGTTGGCGATGACGAAGCTGACCTGAAGGTGGGCAAGATATCCCTCAATTCTCCTGTGGCACGGACCCTGATCGGCAAGTTTTCCGGTGATGTGGCGGAAGTCCACACGCCCGGCGGCGTCCGGGAATACGAGATCCTCGACGTCCGCTACGAGTGA